In the Bacillus sp. HSf4 genome, TGATGTAAGCCGCGAGGAGAACGTCAAATTCCGCGCCTTTCAGTTCAACCCCCTGCCAGCGCAAAGCGACCGCCGCACGCTTTACATCAAATACCCATTTCTTTTTCGAGTCGTCCTGAGCCCATTCTTTAAAACGTTCGGAAGCAATGGCCGTCTCTTTCGGGATAAAGAAAGCGCCGTTTTCATTCACGATCGAAAAACCGAGTATCGGGGCCTCGTGATAATTGTCTCCAAGCTGTTCGACAACGAATGAAGCCGGTGACGCAAACAATTCCTCAGTGATCTCATTTGTGATCTTGACGTCGAGCTCCTCGAACTGTTCCTCTTCTTTTTCTGCGGTGTCTTCCCCGAGCCTTTCAAGCAGCGAATGAAAGCCGAGGTCCTTAAAGAGCTTAATGACGGCTTCCCTGTCAAAGCCTTCATAGCCAAGGGCGTCCAATGTAATCTCAAGGGGAGCTTCAGTGGTGATCGTCGCGAGCTCTTTGCTCATCAAAGCCTGGTCTTTAAATTCCTCAAGCTTTTCTTTCAGTTTTTTTCCGCTGACCTCGTCGATTGACGATAAAAGCTTTTCGACCGTATGGAACTGCTTTAGGAGCTTGATCGCCGTTTTTTCACCGACGCCGGGAACGCCGGGAATATTGTCTGAGGCGTCGCCCATCAGTCCTTTCATGTCGATGATTTGCGGAGGTGTGAGCCCGTATTTTTCCCGGACGTGTTCAGGCGTATAATATTCAACATCTGTGATGCCTTTTTTCGTGATCGCCACCGTTGTTCCTTCCGTCGCCAGCTGTGTCAAATCTTTATCACCGGAGAAGATCTTGACCTCAAAGCCGTCTGTTTCGGCTGATTTAGCCAGCGTTCCGATGATATCGTCGGCCTCGTAATTTTCAAGCTCATACCTGGAGACCCGGTAGGCATCGAGAAGCTCCTGAATAAACGGCATTTGCTCGGAAAGTTCGGGCGGCGTTTTTTGCCGGCCTCCTTTATATTCTTTAAACGTTTTATGCCTGAACGTCGTTTTTCCCGCATCAAAAGCGACCAGCATGTGGGTCGGCTTTTCTTCTTCAAGCATTTTCATCAGGATCATCGTAAAACCGTACACGGCATTTGTATGTATTCCTTTTTCATTGCTGAGAAGAGGCAGTGCGAAAAACGCACGGTATGCCAGGCTGTTTCCGTCAACCAACACTAATTTTTTTCGTTCTGTCATCTTGATCCTCCTAAGAAGCCGTGATTTTCCAGCTTCCATTCAACTTCATACACATATTTGCTTATTTTATTTTAGCAAAGTTCATTTTGAAAGGAAAATCAGAGTCCTTTTTTTAGAAAGAAAACAAAAAAAGGGACGCGCTTGATGATCGCGTCCGTCTATATGGCTCCTTGGATGAAGGGGTTCACTAATGATCCTATCAGCCAAGTTTTAAACGTGTTTATCAAAGTTGTAAAGCCTTTGTAAAGTTTCTTTTATTCCTCACCGTTTGCAGCAGCTCGTGTTAAGCGGACCGTAAACACAGTGCCTTTTCCCCGCTCGCTTTCGACATCGATTTCTCCGTGATGCGCTTCGATCAAATGCTTGACGATGGCAAGGCCGAGACCTGTTCCCCCCGAATTCCTGCTTCTGTCTTTGTCAATCCGGTAGAACCGTTCAAAAATCCTCGGGATTTCCGAGCGCTTGATGCCGATCCCCGTATCTTTTACTTTGACCTGAACCGCATCTTCCAGCACTTCCGCATGAATCGTCACACTGCCTTTTTCCGGTGTGTATGTGATCGCATTGTTAACCAAATTCAAAAAAACCTGCTTTAGTCTGTGCGGATCTCCGGAAGCAACGGCAGGCACTGCCGGTTTTTCCAGGGTCAGCGCAATCCCTTTTTCCTCCGCTTTATTCTTTAACAGCATCTCGATCTCTTCGAGAATTTCGCCGATGTCACATTTTTGAATATTTAAGGTGAAGTTCTGCTGTTCGATTTTCGAAAGGTCCAATAGATCCTGAATGAGATTTTGCAGGCGGCCGCTTTCTTTTAAAATGATCGAGAGAAACTGCAAAAGGGTTTCCCGTTCGTTCATGGCTCCGTCCAACAGCGTCTCTGTGAATCCTTTGATCGAGGTAATTGGTGTTTTCAGCTCATGAGAAACATTCGCGACAAAGTCCTTCCTCATTTCTTCAAGCTTCTTTCTCTCCGTCATATCATGAAAAACGAGGACGATGCCTTTCCATTCATCATTGATGCCGATAATCGGAACACCGTCGACTTCAAAATATCTTCTCTCGATTTTGATCGGCAGCTTAAACATCTTGCGGACCTTTGTTTCCGTCATAAAGATTTCTTCGATGAGATTGATGATCTCTTCATGTTCAAGCACTTCATGGTAGAAGTGGTAGAGAAGCTGGTCGGCTTCTACATGGAACTGCTTTTGATAGGCCCGGTTTACAAGATGGATATAGCCTTTGCCATCGATTAAAATCAGGCCTGAATCGATATTTTCAATCACGGTTTGCAGCCGGTCCCGCTGCATTTCCTGCGCTCTTGTCATGTCCTGCAAATTTTGGGCGAGCATATTGATGGACTGGCTCAGCATCGTTTCATCTTCATTGAACGTCCTTGCTTTATAGTTTCCTTTCGCAAGCTCAATGGCAACTTGTGTCGCGGATTCAATCGGATTCGTGTATTGGGACGTAATTCTCGCCCCAAGCCCGGCAATGATTAAAAAAGCCGTTCCCAGGCTGACACCTAGAAGAATCCAAATTTTTTGATTGATATCCTGCAGAGAATCGACCGGAGAGCTGATCAGAATATAGCCTTGCAGCTCCCCCGCCTCTTTGAGCGGCTGGACATAGCGGAACACAGACTCATCACTCGGCCTGATTCTGAAGCCTCCGCCTTCGCCATCCAAATCGGTTTCAACCGCTTGTTTGATGACGGACTTGTTTGCCGCATGCTCTCCAAAATGAAAAAGAACCTGACCTTTTGTATCAATCAGTGATACATCACTGTCCAGTTCACGGCTTGCTTTCTCTAAAATTGCGCCTTGTTTAGAAGACTTAAGGTTTCCGGCATCCGTCAGCGAGGCTAGCAAGCCGGCCTCTTTTTCAATGTGGCTGCTTAATTTTGCATTGTAAGAGGAGTGGAACAAGTGAACAAGCAGAAAACCGAGTGAAGCAAATACGAGAATCAACAGCGTCAGCAGGGCAGCTAAAAGCCTGGTCCGGAATTTAATCATTCAGTTTCGGCTCCTCCATTTTGTAGCCAAGACCTCTAATCGTTTTAATGTATTCCGGTTTTTTCGTGTTTTTTTCGATTTTATCGCGAAGATGGCTGATATGGACGTCGACGATGCGCGTGTCTCCGGCAAAGTCGTAATTCCAGACAGCGTTCAAGAGAAGATCCCTTGTCAGCACCCTTCCTTTATGTTTTCCAAGATACAAAAGGAGCTCAAATTCCTTCGGCGTCAGCTCGAGACGCTCATTTTGAAAATACACTTCGTAATGTTCAGGCAGTATTTTTAGGTCGCCGATAATCAATTCACCCGCATCGATTTCTTCAGGTTCTTCGGGCTGAACAGACATCGTCTGTGTTCTTCTTAAAATCGCTTTGACCCTAGCCGTCACTTCTCTCGGGCTGAACGGCTTTGTCATATAATCGTCTGCGCCCAGCTCAAGTCCGAGCACTTTGTCAAATTCATCGTCCTTTGCGGTCAGCATCAAAATCGGATACATCAGCTTTTTCTGCCTAAGTTCCTTGCAGACTTCGATTCCGTCCATTTTCGGAAGCATCAGATCGAGCACGATCAGATCAGGCTTCTCTTCTATCGCCTTTAACAGGCCCGCCTCTCCGTCCATGGCCGTCACAACGTGGTAGCCTGACCTTTCAAGGTTATA is a window encoding:
- a CDS encoding ATP-binding protein, producing MIKFRTRLLAALLTLLILVFASLGFLLVHLFHSSYNAKLSSHIEKEAGLLASLTDAGNLKSSKQGAILEKASRELDSDVSLIDTKGQVLFHFGEHAANKSVIKQAVETDLDGEGGGFRIRPSDESVFRYVQPLKEAGELQGYILISSPVDSLQDINQKIWILLGVSLGTAFLIIAGLGARITSQYTNPIESATQVAIELAKGNYKARTFNEDETMLSQSINMLAQNLQDMTRAQEMQRDRLQTVIENIDSGLILIDGKGYIHLVNRAYQKQFHVEADQLLYHFYHEVLEHEEIINLIEEIFMTETKVRKMFKLPIKIERRYFEVDGVPIIGINDEWKGIVLVFHDMTERKKLEEMRKDFVANVSHELKTPITSIKGFTETLLDGAMNERETLLQFLSIILKESGRLQNLIQDLLDLSKIEQQNFTLNIQKCDIGEILEEIEMLLKNKAEEKGIALTLEKPAVPAVASGDPHRLKQVFLNLVNNAITYTPEKGSVTIHAEVLEDAVQVKVKDTGIGIKRSEIPRIFERFYRIDKDRSRNSGGTGLGLAIVKHLIEAHHGEIDVESERGKGTVFTVRLTRAAANGEE
- a CDS encoding response regulator transcription factor, which translates into the protein MSKKILVVDDEESIVTLLKYNLERSGYHVVTAMDGEAGLLKAIEEKPDLIVLDLMLPKMDGIEVCKELRQKKLMYPILMLTAKDDEFDKVLGLELGADDYMTKPFSPREVTARVKAILRRTQTMSVQPEEPEEIDAGELIIGDLKILPEHYEVYFQNERLELTPKEFELLLYLGKHKGRVLTRDLLLNAVWNYDFAGDTRIVDVHISHLRDKIEKNTKKPEYIKTIRGLGYKMEEPKLND